From one Anopheles cruzii chromosome 3, idAnoCruzAS_RS32_06, whole genome shotgun sequence genomic stretch:
- the LOC128271963 gene encoding protein 5NUC isoform X1, translating into MAWSRVLCMLLVVVGSVYCNPAAPRATGLELIILHNNDMHARFEQTGAYSNDCQPEDVASNHCYGGFARVAHKVREYREKEAAGGLPVLYLNAGDTYTGTPWFSVYKDNITAAFLNKLKPDAISLGNHEFDLGVEGLVPFLDEVDFPVLVTNLDLSKTPTMQATKSLNRSAVFTKAGVRIGVIGYLTPETKTLTPVNTVEFVDEIEAINKEAAALKEQGVHVLIALGHSGLERDKQIAAQCPDVDLVIGGHSHTFLYSGTAPSVETPEGPYPVMVKNGAGKDVPVVQAYAYTKYLGYLHVMFDDGGNLIELDGTPILLNGTVQRDSDVLELLELYRPGILELDEKIGHTNVFLDSSRCRFEECNIGNMLADSVVITYAVSRETNADDYWTDAAIGFVQGGGIRASISAGPITMKDLKTVLPFGNAMVVTEVTGSTIRQMLEHSVHRYDGVTGYGEFLQMAGIHVEYDLSRPPLERVVSVVVRCAKCDVPSYSPLKDDSSYRIIMSQFLYDGGDGYDMLPGTPKETLMFGEYEITEEYLKRYSPIYPAIEWRIRMDGVPALPPTTTTGPGAGSTTEDDNGAGHVNRMAMSTLVTMFLVSLNYYLL; encoded by the exons ATGGCCTGGAGTCGAGTGCTTTGCATGCTGCTCGTGGTCGTAGGTTCGGTTTACTGTAACCCTGCTGCACCACGAGCCACTGGCCTGGAACTGATCATCCTTCACAACAACGACATGCACGCTAGGTTCGAGCAGACGGGAGCATACAGTAACGATTGCCAGCCAGAAGATGTTGCCAGCAACCACTGCTACGGAGGCTTTGCCCGAGTGGCCCACAA AGTTCGAGAGTACCGCGAGAAGGAAGCGGCCGGGGGTCTACCGGTGCTGTACCTCAATGCAGGCGACACGTACACCGGAACTCCATGGTTTTCGGTGTACAAGGACAACATAACGGCCGCCTTTCTGAACAAACTTAAACCAGACGCCATC TCGCTCGGAAACCACGAGTTTGACCTGGGCGTGGAAGGATTGGTACCGTTCCTGGACGAAGTCGACTTTCCTGTGCTGGTGACAAACTTGGACCTCTCGAAGACGCCCACGATGCAAGCGACGAAATCACTCAACCGATCGGCCGTCTTCACGAAAGCGGGCGTTCGCATCGGAGTTATCGGCTATCTTACACCGGAAACGAAGACACTGACCCCCGTGAACACGGTTGAGTTTGTGGACGAAATCGAGGCGATCAA caAAGAAGCGGCCGCACTGAAGGAGCAGGGCGTCCACGTGCTGATCGCTTTGGGGCACAGTGGTCTCGAGCGGGACAAGCAAATTGCGGCCCAGTGTCCGGATGTAGATCTGGTGATTGGTGGTCATTCGCACACGTTCCTGTACAGTGGGACAGCTCCCAGTGTGGAGACACCCGAAGGTCCCTAtccggtgatggtgaagaATGGCGCCGGCAAGGATGTTCCGGTGGTGCAAGCGTACGCCTACACGAAGTATCTCGGCTATCTGCATGTGATGTTCGACGACGGTGGTAACCTGATCGAATTGGACGGTACTCCGATCCTTCTGAACGGTACGGTGCAGCGTGACTCGGATGTGctcgagctgctggagctCTACCGACCGGGCATCCTGGAGTTGGACGAAAAAATTGGACACACGAACGTGTTCCTTGACTCCAGTCGCTGTCGGTTTGAGGAGTGCAACATCGGCAACATGCTGGCCGACTCGGTCGTGATAACGTACGCGGTGTCGCGCGAGACAAACGCCGACGACTACTGGACGGACGCCGCGATCGGATTCGTGCAGGGTGGCGGTATCCGTGCGTCCATCAGCGCTGGGCCGATCACGATGAAGGACCTCAAAACGGTACTACCGTTTGGTAATGCCATGGTAGTGACGGAGGTCACCGGTTCCACTATCCGGCAGATGCTGGAGCACAGCGTTCACCGGTACGATGGAGTGACCGGGTACGGGGAATTCCTACAGATGGCAGGAATCCACGTCGAGTACGACCTTTCGCGGCCTCCGCTGGAGCGAGTTGTGAGCGTCGTGgtacgctgtgcaaaatgtGACGTTCCATCCTACTCACCCCTGAAGGACGATTCCTCATACCGGATCATCATGAGCCAGTTTCTGtacgacggtggcgatgggTACGATATGTTACCGGGCACCCCGAAGGAAACGCTGATGTTCGGAGAGTACGAAATCACCGAGGAGTATCTCAAACGGTACTCGCCCATCTATCCCGCCATCGAGTGGCGCATTCGAATGGACGGAGTACCGGCGCTACCTCCCACCACGAcaaccggacccggagctGGTAGCACGACCGAAGACGACAATGGAGCTGGCCACGTTAACCGTATGGCGATGTCCACTCTCGTAACAATGTTCCTGGTTTCACTTAACTACTACCTATTGTAA
- the LOC128269805 gene encoding uncharacterized protein LOC128269805 codes for MPKTVPKTDRPTRGRRCNPGSGTPSPSHERQQPVRIRDARTQGGQRPYPTVGRAAHPNRPPSPPSVSSSTDQPSPVGRVTPAASNYLLEALHRIRELQDELDFLQNDPYAEDTDEDDEDDQFGGGDQQQEDVIGGQQAEAIGWAVCARETIQFLQREGIAADSPLLANLRQRLIGPDRRREEPTVPDDGLSC; via the coding sequence atgccAAAAACTGTTCCAAAGACCGATCGTCCGACTCGAGGACGTCGGTGCAATCCAGGCTCAGGCACTCCGTCACCGAGCCACGAGCGCCAACAGCCTGTGAGGATTAGGGACGCCAGGACACAGGGAGGCCAGCGGCCCTATCCGACCGTCGGGAGGGCAGCACACCCCaatcggccaccgtcgccaccgtccgtTTCGTCCAGCACCGACCAGCCCTCTCCGGTAGGTCGAGTGACCCCGGCTGCTTCGAACTATCTGCTGGAAGCGCTGCACCGGATCCGTGAGCTGCAGGATGAGCTCGATTTTCTGCAGAACGATCCGTACGCTGAGGACacggacgaagacgacgaagacgaccagttcggtggcggcgaccagcagcaggaggatGTGATTGGTGGGCAGCAAGCGGAAGCCATCGGGTGGGCTGTCTGCGCTCGGGAGACGATCCAGTTCCTGCAACGCGAAGGCATCGCGGCCGACAGCCCACTGCTGGCGAACCTTCGCCAGCGTCTCATCGGCCCCGACCGGCGGCGTGAGGAACCGACCGTACCCGACGATGGACTATCCTGCTGA
- the LOC128271963 gene encoding protein 5NUC isoform X2, translating into MLRGIIIGMLCMLLVVVGSVYCNPAAPRATGLELIILHNNDMHARFEQTGAYSNDCQPEDVASNHCYGGFARVAHKVREYREKEAAGGLPVLYLNAGDTYTGTPWFSVYKDNITAAFLNKLKPDAISLGNHEFDLGVEGLVPFLDEVDFPVLVTNLDLSKTPTMQATKSLNRSAVFTKAGVRIGVIGYLTPETKTLTPVNTVEFVDEIEAINKEAAALKEQGVHVLIALGHSGLERDKQIAAQCPDVDLVIGGHSHTFLYSGTAPSVETPEGPYPVMVKNGAGKDVPVVQAYAYTKYLGYLHVMFDDGGNLIELDGTPILLNGTVQRDSDVLELLELYRPGILELDEKIGHTNVFLDSSRCRFEECNIGNMLADSVVITYAVSRETNADDYWTDAAIGFVQGGGIRASISAGPITMKDLKTVLPFGNAMVVTEVTGSTIRQMLEHSVHRYDGVTGYGEFLQMAGIHVEYDLSRPPLERVVSVVVRCAKCDVPSYSPLKDDSSYRIIMSQFLYDGGDGYDMLPGTPKETLMFGEYEITEEYLKRYSPIYPAIEWRIRMDGVPALPPTTTTGPGAGSTTEDDNGAGHVNRMAMSTLVTMFLVSLNYYLL; encoded by the exons ATGCTTCGGGGCATTATTATCGGTA TGCTTTGCATGCTGCTCGTGGTCGTAGGTTCGGTTTACTGTAACCCTGCTGCACCACGAGCCACTGGCCTGGAACTGATCATCCTTCACAACAACGACATGCACGCTAGGTTCGAGCAGACGGGAGCATACAGTAACGATTGCCAGCCAGAAGATGTTGCCAGCAACCACTGCTACGGAGGCTTTGCCCGAGTGGCCCACAA AGTTCGAGAGTACCGCGAGAAGGAAGCGGCCGGGGGTCTACCGGTGCTGTACCTCAATGCAGGCGACACGTACACCGGAACTCCATGGTTTTCGGTGTACAAGGACAACATAACGGCCGCCTTTCTGAACAAACTTAAACCAGACGCCATC TCGCTCGGAAACCACGAGTTTGACCTGGGCGTGGAAGGATTGGTACCGTTCCTGGACGAAGTCGACTTTCCTGTGCTGGTGACAAACTTGGACCTCTCGAAGACGCCCACGATGCAAGCGACGAAATCACTCAACCGATCGGCCGTCTTCACGAAAGCGGGCGTTCGCATCGGAGTTATCGGCTATCTTACACCGGAAACGAAGACACTGACCCCCGTGAACACGGTTGAGTTTGTGGACGAAATCGAGGCGATCAA caAAGAAGCGGCCGCACTGAAGGAGCAGGGCGTCCACGTGCTGATCGCTTTGGGGCACAGTGGTCTCGAGCGGGACAAGCAAATTGCGGCCCAGTGTCCGGATGTAGATCTGGTGATTGGTGGTCATTCGCACACGTTCCTGTACAGTGGGACAGCTCCCAGTGTGGAGACACCCGAAGGTCCCTAtccggtgatggtgaagaATGGCGCCGGCAAGGATGTTCCGGTGGTGCAAGCGTACGCCTACACGAAGTATCTCGGCTATCTGCATGTGATGTTCGACGACGGTGGTAACCTGATCGAATTGGACGGTACTCCGATCCTTCTGAACGGTACGGTGCAGCGTGACTCGGATGTGctcgagctgctggagctCTACCGACCGGGCATCCTGGAGTTGGACGAAAAAATTGGACACACGAACGTGTTCCTTGACTCCAGTCGCTGTCGGTTTGAGGAGTGCAACATCGGCAACATGCTGGCCGACTCGGTCGTGATAACGTACGCGGTGTCGCGCGAGACAAACGCCGACGACTACTGGACGGACGCCGCGATCGGATTCGTGCAGGGTGGCGGTATCCGTGCGTCCATCAGCGCTGGGCCGATCACGATGAAGGACCTCAAAACGGTACTACCGTTTGGTAATGCCATGGTAGTGACGGAGGTCACCGGTTCCACTATCCGGCAGATGCTGGAGCACAGCGTTCACCGGTACGATGGAGTGACCGGGTACGGGGAATTCCTACAGATGGCAGGAATCCACGTCGAGTACGACCTTTCGCGGCCTCCGCTGGAGCGAGTTGTGAGCGTCGTGgtacgctgtgcaaaatgtGACGTTCCATCCTACTCACCCCTGAAGGACGATTCCTCATACCGGATCATCATGAGCCAGTTTCTGtacgacggtggcgatgggTACGATATGTTACCGGGCACCCCGAAGGAAACGCTGATGTTCGGAGAGTACGAAATCACCGAGGAGTATCTCAAACGGTACTCGCCCATCTATCCCGCCATCGAGTGGCGCATTCGAATGGACGGAGTACCGGCGCTACCTCCCACCACGAcaaccggacccggagctGGTAGCACGACCGAAGACGACAATGGAGCTGGCCACGTTAACCGTATGGCGATGTCCACTCTCGTAACAATGTTCCTGGTTTCACTTAACTACTACCTATTGTAA